In Edaphobacter aggregans, the sequence GCAGTGTCTCGGCAGAGTCAGCCGCTGGAGAGCCGGGAGATGCTGGTGGAGATGGCGCGGGAGTTGGCGCGGGAGACTCCAGGAGACATTCCGAGGCCGGAGTGGTGGAAGGGGTATGTGCTACGACCGGAGCGGATGGAGTTCTGGATAGAAGGGGAGTATCGGCTGCATGACCGTTTTTTGTTTGTGCGGGGCGAGGTTGGGTGGCTGAAGACGCGGTTGTTTCCGTAGCGTAGCGAATCAGGATTTTAGGGTAGCTACTTCATTTATGGATTTGTGTGGTGTTGCTTGATGAGAGCGTAGCTTTTCGTACTTCACTGCTAGCAGATCGAGGTCGGAGTCGGAGAGGTGTTCGATATCGATCATCTGGTTTCTTGCTGATTCGATGGCACGGATAAGCTCGTTCAGCTTGAGGTTCATTGCACGAGCATCGCGATTCTGGGTGTTCTGGATGAGGAAGACCATGAGAAAGGTAACGATGGTCGTGCCGGTGTTGATGATGAGCTGCCAAGTATCCGAGTAGTGGAAGAAGGGGCCTGTGATGCCCCATATGACGATGACAGCGATAGCGACGGCAAATGCCCAGTGGGAACCGAGATAGGTTGATGCACAGGCAGCGAAGTGACCGAAGCTATCCTTCGATGCAACGGTCGGCGTACAGGCGTCGTGGCTGGACATTTGATCCTCTATTTTCTGTCAATCCCATGTCATCAGACGCTAAAAATGGGCAGACCGTTTCCATGTGACTGAAGATTGCGAGATCACGTTCGTTTGAAGCGATTTGCCAAGAGTAGATAGAGAGGTGTATTTTGTTCGGGTCCACAATAATATCTCTTCGCGTGTTGATGTAAGTTTGGTGATGCAACAAAATCGAGCGATTCGAAGGGACAGACAAGATGAGTCACGAGGCATTGGCACGACGAGCGTTTCTGAAGGGTGCAGCCAGCGGAATCGTTGGTTCAGGATTGATGGCGGGGATGCCGGCGTTTGGGCTGGATATTGATCCGGCGCGTGTGGCTCATGAGGTGGCTGAGCCAGGGCAGGACGCGGGGGCCAAGCCGAAGTACTCGATCAAGTTCGGCGTGTGTGGGATGAGCCATGACCACATCTATGGAATGGTCGGGGCGATTCAGCGTGGCGGTGGTGTGCTGGTGTCGGCGTATGGCGCGGAGCCGGATAAGAAGGCTGCGTTTGCGAAGAGGTTTCCTGATGTGAAGATGGTTGGGTCGGAGGAGGAGGTTCTGAATGATCCTTCGCTGCAACTGATCCTGAGTTCGACGATTCCTGATCAGCGGGCGGATCTGGGGATTCGCGTGATGAAGCAGGGCAAGGATTATTTGAGCGACAAGCCGGGTGCGACTTCGCTGGCGCAGATCGATGGGATTCGCAAGACGATTGCCGAGACGAAGCGGATCTACGGGATTCTTTACAGCGAGCGACTTGAGGTGAAGGCTGCGGTGAAGGCTGGAGAGCTGGTAAAGGCTGGGGCGATTGGAAGGGTGATCCAGACGATCAATATTGCGCCGCACCAGATTGTGCAGCATGGGGCTGATCCGTATGCAGGGGGCGCGGGGGGAAGGCCGGATTGGTTCTGGGAGCCGACAAAGTATGGCGGGATTTTGACGGATATCGGGTCGCACCAGGTTGATCAGTTTTTGTACTACACGGGGTCGACGGAGGCCGAGGTTGTGGCTTCGCAGGTGGCGAATGTTAATCACAAGGCGAAGCCGCGGTTCCAGGATTTCGGCGACATGATGCTGCGTGGTGATCGCGGGTTTGGATATGTGCGGCTGGATTGGTTTACGCCGGATGGGCTGGGCACCTGGGGCGATGGGCGGTTGTTCATCTTGGGAACGGATGGGTACATTGAGCTGCGAAAATATGTGGATGTCGCGCGGTCAAAGCTGGGTAACAACCTGTTTATTGTGGACAAGAATGAGGCACGGTTTATCGACTGCAATAATCTGACGCTGCCGTTTGGTCCGCAGTTTGTCTCGGATGTGGTGAACAGGACCCATACGGCTCAGGACCAGACGCAGGCTCTGCTGGCTGCTGAGTTGGTGGTGCGGGCGCAGATGAAGGCTACAAAGGTGGAGTTGAAGGGGTAGCAGCAAGGAGGACTCATGGCGACGAAGCGTGAGGGTAGCGTTTCCCGGCGAAGGTTTTTGCAGACTTCGCTGGGTGCGGCAGCGGTGGCGGGGTTTCCGGCGATTGTGCCTGCGAGGGTGCTGGGGCAGATGGCTCCGAGCAAGCAGATCAACGTTGGGGCGATTGGTGTGGGCCGCATCTCGCGAGGGCATGATCTTCCGGCGATCTTGAGGAACGATAGCGCTCGCGTGATGGCAGTGTGTGACTTATCTGCAGATCGTGTCGATCTGGGGAAAAAGTTCGTCAATGACTTCTACGCGAAGAAGACCGGGAAGCCGTATGACGGGGTAACCGGGTACGCGAACTTTCGTGAGTTGCTGGCGAACAAAGACATTGATGCTGTTGTGATTTCGACGCCGGATCATCAGCACGCAATTCTTGCGGTGGCAGCAGTGCGGGCGGGGAAAGATGTGTATCTGCAAAAGCCGGCTTCGCTGACGATTGCGGAAGGACGGTATCTGAGTGATGCGGTGCAGGCTTCGGGTCGGATACTGCAGATCGGGAGCCAGCAGCGGTCGTGGAAGCAGTTTCACAGAGCGTGCGAGCTGGTGCGGAATGGACGGATTGGGGAGATCAAGCACGTTGAGATAGGGCTGCCGGGTGATCCTGCGGGTGGGGATCCTACGCCGATGACGGTGCCCACGGGGTTCAACTATGACTCGTGGCTGGGGTCGACGCCTGAGGTGCCGTATACGGTTGATCGCGTGATGCCGCTGAAGGGCTTCGACCGGCCGGGATGGCTAAGGATGGAACAGTTCGGGGCGGGGATGATTACGGGCTGGGGTGCGCACCATGTGGATACGGCGCACTGGGGAATGGATACCGAGTACACAGGGCCGGTGGAGATTTGGGGCACCGCGGAGTTTCCGACAAAAGGGCTTTGGGATGTGCATGGGAAGTTTCTGACGCATGCCATTTATGCGAATGGCGTAACGATGGATATCTCTGGGGATTTTCCGAACGGCATCAAGTGGTATGGGACGAAGGGTTGGCTGTTTGTGACACGGGATGAGATGACTTCGCCAACTGCGGCGGCGGGACAGAGTGTGAAGATCGAGCCGCTGATGGCGAGCGATCCGAAGATTCTGGATTCGGTGATCGGGCCGGATGAGATTCATCTGTACACCGCTACGGAGCAACATGCGAACTGGCTGGAGTGTATCCATACGCGGAAGCAGCCGACGGCTCCGGTTGAGATTGGGCATCGGGCTTGCTCGACTTGCCTGCTGCATCATATTGCGATGAAGACGAAGCGCAGGTTGCACTGGGATCCGGAGCGGGAGAAGTTCAAAGGCGATGACGATGCGAATGCTATGTTGTCG encodes:
- a CDS encoding low affinity iron permease family protein; the protein is MSSHDACTPTVASKDSFGHFAACASTYLGSHWAFAVAIAVIVIWGITGPFFHYSDTWQLIINTGTTIVTFLMVFLIQNTQNRDARAMNLKLNELIRAIESARNQMIDIEHLSDSDLDLLAVKYEKLRSHQATPHKSINEVATLKS
- a CDS encoding Gfo/Idh/MocA family protein, with product MSHEALARRAFLKGAASGIVGSGLMAGMPAFGLDIDPARVAHEVAEPGQDAGAKPKYSIKFGVCGMSHDHIYGMVGAIQRGGGVLVSAYGAEPDKKAAFAKRFPDVKMVGSEEEVLNDPSLQLILSSTIPDQRADLGIRVMKQGKDYLSDKPGATSLAQIDGIRKTIAETKRIYGILYSERLEVKAAVKAGELVKAGAIGRVIQTINIAPHQIVQHGADPYAGGAGGRPDWFWEPTKYGGILTDIGSHQVDQFLYYTGSTEAEVVASQVANVNHKAKPRFQDFGDMMLRGDRGFGYVRLDWFTPDGLGTWGDGRLFILGTDGYIELRKYVDVARSKLGNNLFIVDKNEARFIDCNNLTLPFGPQFVSDVVNRTHTAQDQTQALLAAELVVRAQMKATKVELKG
- a CDS encoding Gfo/Idh/MocA family oxidoreductase, translating into MATKREGSVSRRRFLQTSLGAAAVAGFPAIVPARVLGQMAPSKQINVGAIGVGRISRGHDLPAILRNDSARVMAVCDLSADRVDLGKKFVNDFYAKKTGKPYDGVTGYANFRELLANKDIDAVVISTPDHQHAILAVAAVRAGKDVYLQKPASLTIAEGRYLSDAVQASGRILQIGSQQRSWKQFHRACELVRNGRIGEIKHVEIGLPGDPAGGDPTPMTVPTGFNYDSWLGSTPEVPYTVDRVMPLKGFDRPGWLRMEQFGAGMITGWGAHHVDTAHWGMDTEYTGPVEIWGTAEFPTKGLWDVHGKFLTHAIYANGVTMDISGDFPNGIKWYGTKGWLFVTRDEMTSPTAAAGQSVKIEPLMASDPKILDSVIGPDEIHLYTATEQHANWLECIHTRKQPTAPVEIGHRACSTCLLHHIAMKTKRRLHWDPEREKFKGDDDANAMLSRPQRSPYTFAESSWV